The Herpetosiphonaceae bacterium genome has a window encoding:
- a CDS encoding response regulator, whose product MTSKRQSERLQPRVLLIEDNPQQIVLERHTLESVGFEVSVASSAVEGVEYAMSLLDLSRPAHPTVIVLDLVLPDLILQSMEGSVLAAALLGRMLDGMIHPATIVALTGELTKERKEAALFAGCSMVLTKPLLREHAEELFKIAHEPPVLPNIKVSSYKAQGFRVFRSFAEKTLNDLRNRHPLTLWSPEDAHLVLSSITPFPPPSDVDQGRAGALLYALGGQAAAREELQRCATQMEKSYGLHSEILQKFLDGWERRAIVKYYVDRGFYEDSRIYTCIKELPQRISDRLKSQASQRNGHESG is encoded by the coding sequence ATGACATCGAAAAGACAGAGCGAGCGTTTACAACCGCGAGTCCTCCTTATCGAAGATAATCCACAACAGATCGTCCTTGAAAGACACACGCTTGAGAGCGTCGGATTTGAGGTTTCTGTCGCTTCTTCGGCAGTTGAAGGCGTCGAATATGCCATGTCGCTGCTCGATCTTTCCAGACCGGCTCATCCAACGGTGATCGTCCTCGATCTTGTGCTGCCCGATCTGATCCTCCAGAGCATGGAAGGCTCGGTGCTGGCAGCGGCATTGCTTGGGAGAATGCTGGATGGCATGATTCATCCGGCGACGATTGTTGCGCTGACCGGCGAGCTGACCAAAGAGCGCAAAGAGGCCGCGCTCTTCGCAGGCTGTAGTATGGTCTTGACCAAGCCGCTGCTCAGGGAGCACGCCGAAGAGCTGTTCAAGATTGCCCACGAGCCACCGGTCCTGCCGAATATCAAAGTCTCGTCGTATAAGGCGCAGGGCTTCCGCGTGTTTCGCAGCTTTGCCGAAAAGACGCTGAACGATCTCAGGAATCGCCATCCGCTGACGCTGTGGTCGCCTGAGGATGCCCATCTTGTGCTCAGCAGCATCACGCCGTTTCCGCCGCCGTCAGATGTCGATCAGGGGCGGGCGGGCGCGCTGCTGTATGCGCTTGGCGGCCAGGCCGCGGCGCGCGAAGAGCTTCAGCGCTGTGCGACGCAGATGGAGAAGAGCTATGGCCTGCACAGCGAGATCTTGCAAAAATTTCTGGACGGCTGGGAGCGTCGCGCGATCGTCAAGTACTATGTCGATCGCGGCTTCTACGAGGATTCGCGCATCTACACCTGCATCAAAGAGCTACCACAGCGCATCAGCGACCGGCTTAAGTCGCAGGCGTCGCAGCGCAACGGCCACGAGTCGGGATAG
- a CDS encoding MFS transporter gives MLTLFRSRLFLAIATGHFGVDILNSAGPVLLAVLSKPLGLSNAQIGLALTLYTFVGSLSQPLFGWLADRVQSRPAALAGVGVGWMALCFSAVALAQSWLVLLPCFLLAALGSGLFHPVGTANAGAAHPSRAASATALFFFCGQMGLALGPMLGGLLFRVSGNLGTLPMAAFLLLPVTLLLTAPAGARIHGASKKSASGPARTAGAIVAAFILLVALRSSIQAAYSAFLPKLFADRSWDSAAYGMLAGTFMLAAAIGNIVTGELADRRGMRAATVGPLLLGVPAGLICLWAPTPLAAFVASALSGLLIGGQHSVLVVHAQRLIPARQGFAAGLILGFTFAAGGIGTWLAGIAADQIGLLRALQAITLLGVPAALLALTLPGRATPAPLAARAEA, from the coding sequence GTGCTGACGTTATTCCGCAGCCGCCTCTTTCTGGCGATTGCTACCGGCCATTTTGGAGTGGATATTCTGAACAGCGCCGGCCCGGTGCTGCTGGCGGTGCTGTCGAAGCCGCTGGGCCTTTCCAATGCGCAGATCGGCCTGGCGCTGACGCTGTACACCTTCGTCGGCTCGCTCTCGCAGCCGCTGTTTGGCTGGCTGGCCGACCGCGTGCAGAGTCGACCGGCGGCGCTGGCGGGTGTGGGCGTTGGCTGGATGGCGCTCTGCTTCAGCGCGGTTGCCCTGGCGCAGAGCTGGCTGGTGCTGCTGCCGTGCTTTCTGCTGGCCGCGCTTGGCTCCGGCCTGTTCCATCCGGTCGGCACGGCCAACGCTGGCGCGGCGCATCCCAGCCGCGCGGCCAGCGCCACCGCGCTCTTCTTCTTTTGCGGGCAGATGGGTCTGGCGCTCGGCCCGATGCTTGGCGGGCTGCTCTTTCGTGTGAGCGGCAACCTGGGCACGCTGCCGATGGCCGCGTTTCTGCTGCTGCCGGTCACGCTGCTGCTGACCGCTCCGGCGGGCGCGCGCATCCACGGCGCGTCGAAGAAGTCGGCAAGCGGCCCTGCTCGTACTGCGGGCGCGATCGTCGCGGCCTTCATCCTCCTGGTCGCGCTGCGCTCGTCGATCCAGGCGGCCTATTCGGCGTTCCTGCCCAAGCTCTTCGCCGATCGAAGCTGGGACTCGGCTGCCTATGGCATGCTGGCGGGGACGTTCATGCTTGCGGCGGCGATCGGGAACATCGTCACCGGCGAGCTGGCGGATCGGCGTGGCATGCGGGCTGCTACCGTGGGGCCGTTGCTGCTGGGCGTGCCTGCCGGGCTGATCTGTCTATGGGCACCCACGCCACTGGCGGCATTTGTGGCGAGCGCGCTGAGCGGCCTGCTGATCGGCGGGCAGCACAGCGTGCTGGTCGTCCACGCGCAACGACTGATTCCGGCTAGGCAAGGCTTCGCGGCTGGCCTGATCCTGGGCTTTACCTTCGCCGCCGGTGGTATCGGCACCTGGCTGGCAGGTATCGCCGCCGACCAGATCGGGCTGCTGCGAGCGCTTCAGGCGATCACGCTGCTGGGAGTGCCCGCGGCGCTGCTGGCGCTGACGCTGCCGGGCCGCGCGACTCCAGCGCCCCTGGCGGCCAGGGCGGAGGCGTGA